ctaaaaatttgccatttatttttatttcgtctgtctctaaaaatttgtcacctttcattttttaccatttttgataataGATCCtcatttcattaactcattctctcttacattttattttaaaactaatatataaaaataagatccacgtgccactaactttttcaatccactttctattacatttcttaaaacccagtGCTGGATTTAATGGTgccaaatttttagggacgaagggagtaaatattttagtaggagagagataaatttttatttttaaatataaaaaatagacataTTAAGTGGGACAACTAAAAAAAGAGATTGACATTTTGaatgagacggagagagtaattactattccctccgtgccacaaaagatgttacaATTGTGGAacagcacgagattttagaaggTTTTGTTGTGCGTGCAGTGACAGATCTATGGGGCAGGAGGGGGCGGTCGCCCCCTCCGTGCGACTAATTTCTTCTTATCCGGACGTAAAGTTATCATGTCCGCCCCCTCCATTTGCTTCGACGTCGCCccgaaaatcgaaaaaaattatcattttcgcCCTAAACCAAcctaataatatatatttcgcTCCCTCCGTTTATcaatcctggatccgccactgttTGCGTGgtaagtagagagagaaaatataatttttatattaatgtaagatgaaactttttccaaaaatgaaaatgtgatatcttttatgggacaaactaaaaaggaaagtgtgacatctattatgagacagatggagtatcttactttactcattttttctcatttatcacttactccatctgtccccaaagaataagcaatttgagttcggcacgagttttaatgtaaattgataaagtaagagagacgtagagagaaaaagtaattaaagtattgttagtagagaatgGTCTCATTTCAATAGAAagaaaacttttcaaaattagaaagtacaTATTCTTGGGGACcggactaaaaaagaaatagagtATATTCTTGcaggacggagagagtactttatctatttttttattaaatcgtGTGATTCACagataagactattttttatgaacgtAAGGAGTATCGTAAGATCCATAATTGACGTAATAAGATAAAAAGAAGAGGTCAAtcaatttactaaaaatggagataataaagttaattttaaatgagtGATAAGTGATAGTGCTTCAATACAAAGAAAACTGCAAAGCATATTCTAATAATATCCCTTTAACCGAATCACATGGTCGGTATCCCTTTCACAAATTGCAAGTAGCAAGCTTTaagtataataatagtatagaATCAAGAAAAAGATGAGTTCATATTTTTGACTAAAATAGTTCACTGATGCACATTTCGCACAGCTAAGCATCATCCTTAATGTCAGGAGAATCTCAACtgcaaataaattttaaataaataatattcaaacATCGAATAACAAAAAGTAAGAAGAATTGTATAGCATACTATAGAAGTCCATTATTTCTCAAGATGCTTATCAACCTGCAATTTCACCTATACGAATTTGTCCAACTTAAGATTTACTAGTTCTTCATTTGTACGGCAAATATCACTTTTCGTtcactttttcttaattttccaTCTAATTTCTATACAGGGATAGGCAATAGTATTTCACTATAAAGTTACTTGAGCAaaatataagagcatctccaatggtgcataggccagcaataggctagccattctctcccctaccacgtcagcaacactaaaaaatgcACCTGCcatatcagatttaggccagccataggccagtcgcaataaaaataattcaaaatatactacatttacggaattaaaattacgattaaaatacgaaattaaatttacgacatatatacgggaaaattaatccattccattaaaaaaaagtacaaagatttttaaaaaaaagtacatgattttttttttaaaaaaagggcttcaacacacgagccccgccactctctactcctcatcgccgtcgtcctcgccgtcgccgccgcgctgccgccgccacccgtggtatctcgagcccacgtcggaacccgcTAGCCGTGCCCTCGGGATTTCCAAATCaacccgcatgctctcgagcatctcgtgaagaaacatcttctccgtggggtcagtggcggtcctccaatcttggaagaccttgtacatctgaTCTCGCGtatggttacgcgaatggagagtgtactcgagtgggggcgggtgggagggcggaggaccggacctcgcggggcgataggggATCCGCCCTCGagcccgttgcgcccgcttcTCGTCCAACCGGGCGGGGGCGACCAGCaaatgaaggaggggatggaaactctTCGAAGCATCCGGGGGAGGTCGGGATCCGCGGCCGCCGCCAGTGTGTAGTCGCCGCTATAGTTCGCCGtcgcttcttcggccacccaacgtcgcaccccgcccggaacttctcggagtccttcgcAACAGAGAAGCACTCCCCGGAAGGTGAACTCCCTTATACTTCCCCGCCAAGGGGAACTGACTCTcggctatcctccgggcgttGTCCTCATTCTGCCCACTAGTGAGccgacggagggcgttggcgtacaccCCGCAAAACGGCCCACCGCGGCCCTGATGCGCTAccaccccttccggacctcctcCCCGCTAAAGTTCTTCCCGTGCGGGCAAAGTGCCTCCTATAGGCAGCTctgatcttcgcccacatgttgacgatccgctggttgttcgcaaccagcggatcgccgcacacctccaaccaccccctggccaccccggcgtactcatcctccgtccacttcctccggccgGGGGTGTCGTCAACAACGGGttgcgacgactcgccgaccgccttggccttccccctcgtcttcttcttcttcgccgcGGCCCGCCTCACCGGAACGGGAGTGTCCGCatccccgagatcgatccccatatcatgcaatgagagaaggtcatcgccagtgaactgcgtctccactttgcggtcgacgtgtgagacgaagctcGTCAAAAATCAAGCGAGGGACGATATACCGTGTCCCCTCCCGGTGACCCCCtcgcatcccgggatgcataccGTGCCGCATCCCCCCCGCATCCCGCCCcgccacatcatccccatcatctcgCTGCAAGATCATCTGCCGCTGCTGATTCTGGGGCATACCCCCACCCGGGCGGCTGACGCACGCCGCTCCCCCGCCCCCCGCCCGGCATCCCCACGGCATACCCCCCGGGTTCCCCTCTGCGCCCCCCCAGGCGCAccggccatcatccccatcatccgATTCCAAGGATGTTAAACCCCGGGCCCATCTGCCCCCATCCGCATCCCACAGATACCGTGGGAGTCTGAGATCCACTCGTCGCTggactggactcgttgttgtgatccatcgctcgatgatgctcttgtacgtaaagttagagagagagaaaactcgttaaaacaagtggtgcaaatgaaaatgaaacgaaaatcgcgtttatatagatttttaaaaaaaaaaaaaaaaacaaaacaaaaatcggcgctggccgatagggccgccacaatggcggctagccgatcgacCTTCGCCGAGCGAttggccagcccacgccggtCCGCTCGCCGATTTCGCGCTCGCcgactccaatggttcggctagccgatcggccagcgcgactaatcggctagccgatcgctagccgaccattggagatgctctaatagtAACCCATTTTTCCTTCTAGTTTTAAAATCATCTGTgaacaatattatattttttgtttccgTGATTTAAAATCTCATTCtattattttgagattttcaaattttcaaatttaatttttccttttcaatttcaattgtaaataaatgaattcaGTATTCAACTAAATCATCACATTCATATTCTGTTATTAGACAAGTACGTAAAAATAAGGTTCATGTTtcagtatttcattttatttttcttcacacattcaaacaattttttaaaaatttgtattgagtaaaatgagactatttgcGAATGGAATAGTATTTTGACTGTCTTTAACACGACGAgtctaaaaagtaaaaattagtagtagaGAAATATAGATGAAAATTAAGATTCCAAACTTGGAACAAAATTACTTCGAACAAAGTTCCTCTTTCGATTACAAAAACAATACACTCAAACACCTAAATCAGATTTCGATGCAAACTTTATTCATAATTTGTCACAAATAGAAAGATGATCGAAAGCCACAACTCCTCCGAAACAAAGTGGTGCTATGTCATTTTCATCTAAACAAAAAGGGGTGAGGGATTCATCTACTACGCCTCCGACCACCGTCTCTATGTACAGCTCCGGTTGAATAACCTCAAATCTCACATCTATCCTCCGTTTATGATCCACGGATGCACTAAAATCAgcaactaaaacaaaaattagccACAAATCGTACAAATGTAGAGAGGGAAGAATACTGACTTAGGACTTGCTCGGCGGAGAGCCTTCTAGAAGCATCTCTACAGATCATCTTCCTCAACAGATCCTTAGCCTCCGGCGACACAGAACGGAAAATTTTCGACGGAAACCTCAAATTCCCCCTCACCACCGCCTCAAAAGTCTCCGCCGCTCCGTCGCCGTAGAACGGCGGCACGCCGGCCAGCATTATGTACAAAATCACGCCGGCGATCCAAACGTCAACCTTCTCACCGTAATCCCTCCCCATCAGCACCTCCGGCGCGACGTAGTAAGGCGTTCCAACCACGCCGCTCATCTCCGATTCGACGCCGAAAAACTCCGCCGATCCGAAGTCGGCGAGCTTGAGGCGCCCCCTGGAGTCGAACAGGATGTTGTCTGGCTTGATGTCGCGATGCGCAACCCCGATCCGGTGGCAGAAGGCGATCGCCGCCGTCAATTGCTTCAGAATCGCGGCGGCGTCGGGCTCGGAGAAGCGATTGCCGGAGGAGAGGCGGTCGAAGAGGTCGCCGCCGTCGCAGAGATCGGTGACGAGGTGGATGTGGTCGTCGTCCTCGTAGACGTCGTGGAGGCGGAGGATGTTGGGGCAGGCGGAGAGGAGGCGGAGGATCTTAGGCTCGGCGTCGAGGCAGCGGCGGTCGGTGGCGTCGGAGAGAGAGTGCTTGTAGATGGATTTGCAGGCGAAGGAAGCGTGGGACTGGGAGGCTGTGGAGAAGCAGCAGTAGACCACGCCGAATCGGCCGCGGCCGAGCTCTTCGCAGAGTTGGTAGTTTTGTTGGAGGCTCTCGTACATGATACTCTTGTGTTCACTTATTGTGTTTTGCAGAGTATTTTGAGgcttatttataaattgttacTTTTGGGAAAGGAATAGGTGCGAAAAAACTGTGGGATTAGGCCATTctcatctttttatttatagccTCGTATCACTTTTTTACAAATAACGATTACAATCCTTAACTATTTAACGGTAAATTAATAGGGTTTAGTGTGAAGAGAATGAGTGAAAAGTAAATGATGtatgaaattgatgaaaaaaattagataaatgatgtatgaaattgatgaaaaaaattagataaagtatgaaatataaactttccattaataaaatgagactatttatTGTGGGCATtctcaaaatagtaaaatgagactattttttatggacggatgGATTATGAATCATCTCGAAAATGTAGATTagattgaattattttgtcTTAAGATGTGCAAGAGGTTTActattccctccatccctcTGTAGAAGAgtcgtatttttttttggattgttgCACTGTaaagtcatttcctttttgacaacatttcttctcttttactttactttctcttactccttccatcccaactaagttgagatATAACTTTTGGACACATGGattaaaaattgtactattaaaaagtaggagagaaaaataaaataggaaagataaagagagagtaaagtaggtgatggaataaagtgagtgattagatattttattttttgtcaaaagggaaaatgactca
The nucleotide sequence above comes from Salvia hispanica cultivar TCC Black 2014 chromosome 5, UniMelb_Shisp_WGS_1.0, whole genome shotgun sequence. Encoded proteins:
- the LOC125186138 gene encoding phosphoenolpyruvate carboxylase kinase 2-like isoform X1; its protein translation is MYESLQQNYQLCEELGRGRFGVVYCCFSTASQSHASFACKSIYKHSLSDATDRRCLDAEPKILRLLSACPNILRLHDVYEDDDHIHLVTDLCDGGDLFDRLSSGNRFSEPDAAAILKQLTAAIAFCHRIGVAHRDIKPDNILFDSRGRLKLADFGSAEFFGVESEMSGVVGTPYYVAPEVLMGRDYGEKVDVWIAGVILYIMLAGVPPFYGDGAAETFEAVVRGNLRFPSKIFRSVSPEAKDLLRKMICRDASRRLSAEQVLIADFSASVDHKRRIDVRFEVIQPELYIETVVGGVVDESLTPFCLDENDIAPLCFGGVVAFDHLSICDKL
- the LOC125186138 gene encoding phosphoenolpyruvate carboxylase kinase 1-like isoform X2, yielding MYESLQQNYQLCEELGRGRFGVVYCCFSTASQSHASFACKSIYKHSLSDATDRRCLDAEPKILRLLSACPNILRLHDVYEDDDHIHLVTDLCDGGDLFDRLSSGNRFSEPDAAAILKQLTAAIAFCHRIGVAHRDIKPDNILFDSRGRLKLADFGSAEFFGVESEMSGVVGTPYYVAPEVLMGRDYGEKVDVWIAGVILYIMLAGVPPFYGDGAAETFEAVVRGNLRFPSKIFRSVSPEAKDLLRKMICRDASRRLSAEQVLMHPWIINGG